Proteins from a single region of Sphingomonas swuensis:
- the trpA gene encoding tryptophan synthase subunit alpha: MSRYDEMFARLKQRGEGAFGGFLMLGDPDMETSAQLLDTLVEAGADMIEVGIPFSDPVADGPVIQAAADRALKNGMRVDDSFTLIARLRARHPAIPIGILTYANLLAARGRDRFMADAAEAGADSILVADVPSLEAEPYSAAARAAGLDLVMIAAPNTPPPVLARIAELSGGYTYCVARAGVTGTSEGLSLDHDRLFAGLAEAGAPPPVLGFGISTPAQVGQALASGAAGVIAGSALVKCGADGHALANLVSAMKGATGLLEQMKG, translated from the coding sequence GTGAGCCGCTACGACGAGATGTTCGCTCGGCTGAAGCAGCGCGGCGAAGGCGCGTTCGGCGGCTTCCTGATGCTTGGCGACCCTGACATGGAGACGAGCGCGCAGCTGCTCGACACGCTGGTCGAGGCCGGCGCCGACATGATCGAGGTCGGCATCCCGTTCAGCGACCCGGTCGCGGATGGCCCGGTGATCCAGGCCGCGGCGGACCGCGCGCTGAAGAACGGAATGCGGGTGGACGACAGCTTCACCCTCATCGCCCGGCTCCGCGCTCGGCACCCGGCGATCCCGATCGGGATCCTCACCTATGCCAATCTGCTCGCCGCGCGCGGGCGCGATCGCTTCATGGCCGACGCGGCGGAGGCGGGCGCGGACTCGATCCTGGTCGCCGACGTGCCCAGCCTCGAGGCCGAACCCTACAGCGCGGCGGCACGAGCGGCAGGGCTCGACCTCGTCATGATCGCGGCACCCAATACCCCGCCGCCGGTGCTTGCAAGGATCGCCGAGCTGTCGGGCGGCTACACCTATTGCGTCGCGCGGGCCGGGGTGACCGGCACCAGCGAGGGGCTGAGCCTCGACCATGACCGGCTGTTCGCCGGCCTCGCCGAGGCGGGCGCGCCGCCGCCGGTGCTCGGCTTCGGAATCTCGACGCCCGCGCAGGTCGGCCAGGCGCTGGCCAGCGGGGCGGCGGGGGTGATCGCCGGCTCGGCGCTGGTCAAGTGCGGGGCCGACGGGCACGCGCTCGCCAATCTTGTCAGCGCGATGAAGGGCGCTACTGGCCTCCTCGAACAGATGAAGGGTTGA
- the trpB gene encoding tryptophan synthase subunit beta, with translation MKHDGRFGRFGGCYVPEILVPALEQLEGAFLEAEADPAFRAELDGLLATYAGRPTPLTLCRNLAGDSPARIYLKREDLLHGGAHKTNQVLGQALLAKRMGKTRLIAETGAGQHGVATALAGALFGLETEVYMGADDVARQQLNVFRMELMGAKVIPVTAGGRTLKDAVNEALRDWTASFPHTHYLLGTAAGPHPFPTMVRQFQRVIGKEARAQVIEAEGRLPDVVLACVGGGSNAIGMFAEFVDDEGVRLVGTEAAGKGLNGEEHGATILKGTVGILHGTETLLLQDSDGQIADTWSVSAGLDYPGVGPEHAWLKESGRADYVGVTDDEALGAFQALARSEGIIPAFESAHAIAHAIKLAREAQREMVIVVNLSGRGDKDMASAVKLLKEDAA, from the coding sequence ATGAAGCATGACGGACGCTTTGGCCGCTTCGGCGGCTGCTACGTGCCCGAGATCCTGGTTCCGGCGCTGGAGCAATTGGAAGGTGCGTTCCTCGAAGCCGAGGCCGATCCGGCCTTCCGCGCCGAACTCGATGGGCTGCTCGCCACCTACGCCGGTCGCCCGACCCCGCTGACGCTGTGCCGCAACCTGGCAGGCGACAGTCCGGCGCGGATCTACCTCAAGCGCGAGGACCTGCTCCACGGCGGCGCGCACAAGACCAACCAGGTGCTCGGCCAGGCCCTCCTCGCCAAACGGATGGGCAAGACCCGGCTGATTGCCGAGACCGGGGCGGGACAGCACGGCGTCGCGACCGCGCTCGCCGGCGCGCTGTTCGGGCTCGAGACCGAGGTCTACATGGGCGCCGACGATGTCGCCCGGCAGCAGCTGAACGTGTTCCGGATGGAGCTGATGGGGGCGAAGGTCATTCCGGTGACCGCCGGCGGCCGGACGCTCAAAGACGCAGTGAATGAGGCGCTGCGCGACTGGACCGCGAGCTTCCCGCACACCCATTACCTGCTCGGCACCGCCGCCGGCCCGCACCCGTTCCCGACCATGGTCCGCCAGTTCCAGCGGGTGATCGGCAAGGAGGCGCGGGCGCAGGTGATCGAAGCCGAGGGCCGCCTGCCTGACGTGGTCCTCGCCTGCGTCGGTGGCGGTTCGAACGCGATCGGCATGTTCGCCGAATTCGTCGACGACGAGGGCGTTCGGCTGGTCGGGACCGAGGCGGCCGGCAAGGGTCTCAACGGCGAGGAGCATGGCGCGACCATCCTCAAGGGCACGGTCGGGATCCTCCACGGGACCGAGACGCTGCTGCTCCAGGACAGCGACGGGCAGATCGCCGACACCTGGTCGGTCTCGGCCGGACTCGACTATCCGGGGGTCGGGCCCGAGCATGCCTGGCTCAAGGAGAGCGGGCGGGCGGACTATGTCGGCGTGACCGATGACGAGGCGCTCGGCGCCTTCCAAGCACTCGCCCGGTCGGAGGGGATCATTCCGGCGTTCGAGAGTGCCCATGCGATCGCCCACGCCATCAAGCTCGCCCGAGAGGCGCAGCGCGAAATGGTAATCGTCGTCAATCTCTCGGGCCGCGGCGACAAGGACATGGCAAGCGCGGTCAAGCTGCTGAAGGAGGACGCAGCGTGA
- the trpCF gene encoding bifunctional indole-3-glycerol-phosphate synthase TrpC/phosphoribosylanthranilate isomerase TrpF, with protein sequence MADVLGEIVVNKRREVAERLRGFDASGIAPTRRSLRAALARPGARFLMEVKRASPSGHRSSHSVETAIDAYAGVADGVSCLTDERYFGGSFAALETVRARFDGPILAKDFVVVPEQVAEARRHGADAILCMMSVLGDEEARRVMAEAERLGMDVLVEVHDEAELARALALGATLVGINNRDLKTLKTDLAVTERLARLVPEDVTLVSESGVATRADTERLSAHADAFLVGSSLMAAADVHEAARALVFGRVKICGLTREEDLIAAADAGATHAGLIMVPGTPRCLDKEQAADLAAVARAEGLKPVGVFRNEQPEFVTEVAQQLSLAAVQLHGSESSDEVARIKAGIDGEVWTAGFEERGGDRLLFDSPGGGTGATCDWGAVTAHPAKASAFLAGGIGTDNARAAQATGVYGIDASSRLEQAAGIKDHDKLAALFDALRLPDRRMTDEA encoded by the coding sequence ATGGCTGACGTGCTGGGCGAGATCGTCGTCAACAAGCGCCGCGAAGTGGCCGAGCGGCTGCGCGGGTTCGATGCAAGCGGCATCGCGCCGACCCGCCGGAGCCTGCGGGCGGCGCTCGCCCGGCCGGGTGCGCGCTTCCTCATGGAGGTGAAGCGCGCCTCGCCGTCCGGACATCGCTCCAGCCATTCGGTCGAGACGGCGATCGACGCCTATGCCGGGGTCGCCGACGGAGTCAGCTGCCTGACCGACGAGCGCTACTTCGGCGGCTCGTTCGCGGCGCTCGAGACCGTCCGCGCGCGCTTCGACGGACCAATCCTCGCCAAGGACTTCGTGGTCGTTCCCGAGCAGGTCGCCGAGGCCCGGCGGCATGGCGCCGACGCCATATTGTGCATGATGTCGGTGCTTGGCGACGAGGAGGCGCGAAGGGTCATGGCCGAGGCCGAGCGCCTCGGCATGGACGTGCTGGTCGAGGTGCATGACGAGGCCGAACTGGCGCGCGCGCTGGCGCTTGGCGCGACGCTTGTCGGGATCAACAATCGCGACCTCAAGACGCTGAAGACCGATCTCGCCGTGACCGAGCGGCTCGCGCGCCTGGTGCCCGAGGACGTGACACTGGTCAGCGAATCCGGCGTCGCCACGAGGGCCGACACCGAACGGCTCTCGGCGCACGCCGATGCCTTTCTGGTTGGCTCCTCGCTGATGGCTGCGGCGGACGTGCATGAGGCGGCCCGGGCTTTGGTGTTCGGGCGGGTCAAGATCTGCGGACTGACCCGCGAAGAGGACCTCATCGCGGCTGCCGACGCCGGAGCGACCCACGCGGGCCTCATCATGGTACCGGGCACGCCCCGGTGCCTGGACAAGGAGCAGGCCGCCGACCTTGCGGCGGTCGCCCGCGCGGAGGGGCTGAAGCCCGTCGGCGTATTCCGCAACGAGCAGCCGGAATTCGTGACCGAGGTTGCGCAGCAGCTGTCGCTCGCCGCGGTGCAGCTCCACGGTTCGGAAAGCTCCGACGAGGTGGCACGGATCAAGGCCGGGATCGACGGCGAAGTCTGGACAGCCGGCTTCGAGGAGCGTGGCGGCGACCGTCTCTTGTTCGACTCGCCCGGCGGCGGCACCGGTGCGACCTGCGACTGGGGAGCGGTCACGGCTCACCCGGCCAAGGCCAGCGCCTTCCTCGCGGGCGGGATCGGGACCGACAACGCCCGCGCCGCGCAAGCCACCGGAGTCTACGGCATCGATGCCAGCTCCCGCCTGGAACAAGCAGCGGGCATCAAGGATCATGACAAGCTTGCCGCGCTGTTCGACGCGCTGCGCCTGCCCGACCGGAGAATGACTGATGAAGCATGA
- the trpD gene encoding anthranilate phosphoribosyltransferase, whose product MTPTAQFTAVIPAEPPVDHGPVQNPLPRLLAGEDLSAEHSQHLFERLVLGRLEPGEIGGMLIALRMKGETPEEMIGAAQALLAAATPFERPEGLFADCCGTGGDGSGTINVSTAAGLVAASCGLPVAKHGNRSVSSRCGSADVLEVLGARLELEPARARRLLDETGFTFLFAPAYHPGMKHAALVRRQLSVRTVMNLLGPCVNPARPSVQLLGVADARMLRRVAQVLQALGVAEALVVHGGGLDEIALHAETRAIRLTGGELEEISLTPEDAGCTRSALQALEGGDPEVNAARLKALLDGGGSVAEQEAVALNAGALLWIAGRAADFREGTAKALDSLRSGAAGRTLEAYVEASHG is encoded by the coding sequence TTGACCCCCACTGCCCAGTTCACCGCCGTCATCCCGGCCGAGCCGCCGGTCGATCACGGCCCCGTCCAGAATCCGCTCCCTCGCCTGCTGGCGGGGGAGGACCTCAGCGCCGAGCATAGCCAGCATCTGTTCGAGCGGCTGGTGCTCGGGCGCCTGGAGCCGGGCGAAATCGGCGGGATGCTGATCGCGCTGCGGATGAAGGGCGAGACGCCCGAAGAGATGATCGGCGCGGCGCAGGCGCTGCTCGCCGCGGCCACGCCGTTCGAGCGGCCCGAGGGACTGTTCGCCGACTGCTGCGGAACGGGCGGGGACGGGTCGGGGACGATCAACGTCTCGACCGCGGCCGGCCTGGTGGCGGCGTCCTGCGGGCTGCCGGTCGCCAAGCATGGCAATCGCTCGGTTTCGAGCCGCTGCGGCTCGGCAGACGTGCTCGAAGTGCTCGGCGCCCGGCTCGAGCTCGAGCCCGCAAGGGCGCGCCGGCTCCTCGACGAGACCGGCTTCACCTTCCTTTTCGCGCCGGCCTACCATCCGGGGATGAAGCACGCCGCGCTGGTCCGCCGCCAGCTCAGCGTCCGAACGGTGATGAATTTGCTCGGGCCGTGCGTGAACCCGGCTCGGCCCTCGGTCCAGCTGCTGGGCGTGGCCGACGCCCGGATGCTGCGCAGGGTCGCCCAGGTGCTCCAGGCGCTTGGCGTCGCCGAGGCGCTGGTGGTGCATGGCGGCGGGCTCGACGAGATCGCGCTCCACGCCGAGACCCGCGCGATCCGCCTCACCGGCGGCGAACTGGAAGAGATCAGCCTCACGCCCGAGGATGCGGGCTGCACCCGCTCGGCGCTGCAGGCGCTCGAAGGCGGTGACCCCGAGGTGAATGCGGCCCGGCTGAAGGCGCTGCTCGATGGCGGCGGCAGTGTCGCCGAGCAGGAGGCGGTGGCGCTCAATGCCGGCGCGCTGCTGTGGATTGCCGGGCGCGCCGCCGATTTCCGCGAGGGCACCGCAAAGGCGCTCGACTCGCTTCGCTCCGGCGCCGCCGGCCGCACCCTCGAGGCCTATGTCGAGGCGAGCCATGGCTGA
- a CDS encoding 2-dehydropantoate 2-reductase has product MDGDIVIAGAGSIGCFVGGLLAVGGERVTLLARPRIAAEVAAHGLTLGSFEGWSETVDADALAIETDPARALARASLILVTVKSGQTEEMGRLIAAHAPSVAPVISLQNGLDNAARLRALLPGRPVFAGMVSFNVLHRGEGRFHRGTSGPLVIEAGAPPLEAPHLDIVQHPDITAVLAGKLVYNLNNALNALSGLTLREQLGDRAWRRLLADCQDEALRLFEAMQVEPWSLGGLPVRRFPFVLRLPNLLFRIAARRGVRIDATARSSMMEDLERGRPTEIDELQGKVVALGGDHGIATPANRAVFEAIRKAEKKGPGSPRLTPQKLLEDVSS; this is encoded by the coding sequence ATGGACGGTGACATCGTGATCGCGGGTGCCGGCAGCATCGGCTGCTTCGTCGGCGGGCTGCTTGCCGTCGGAGGCGAACGGGTCACGCTCCTCGCACGCCCACGGATCGCCGCCGAGGTCGCGGCTCATGGCCTGACCCTCGGCAGCTTCGAGGGCTGGAGCGAGACGGTCGACGCCGACGCACTCGCGATCGAGACCGACCCTGCCCGTGCCCTTGCACGGGCGTCGCTCATCCTCGTCACGGTCAAGAGCGGCCAGACCGAGGAGATGGGCCGGCTGATTGCTGCTCACGCCCCATCCGTCGCCCCCGTGATCAGCCTCCAGAACGGCCTCGACAATGCCGCGCGGCTTCGCGCGCTCCTTCCTGGCAGGCCGGTGTTCGCCGGGATGGTCAGCTTCAACGTGCTCCACCGCGGCGAGGGACGCTTCCATCGCGGAACCAGCGGGCCGCTGGTGATCGAGGCCGGCGCGCCGCCGCTCGAGGCTCCGCATCTCGACATCGTCCAGCACCCCGACATAACCGCGGTGCTGGCGGGCAAGCTCGTCTACAACCTCAACAATGCTCTGAATGCGCTGTCCGGGCTGACCCTCCGCGAGCAGCTCGGCGATCGCGCGTGGCGACGGCTTCTCGCCGACTGCCAGGACGAGGCGCTGCGGCTGTTCGAGGCGATGCAGGTCGAGCCTTGGAGCCTCGGCGGGCTGCCCGTGCGTCGCTTCCCCTTCGTGCTCCGCCTGCCCAACCTTCTCTTCCGCATCGCAGCGCGGCGCGGGGTCAGGATTGATGCCACCGCGCGCTCGTCGATGATGGAGGATCTGGAGCGCGGCCGCCCGACCGAGATCGACGAATTGCAGGGCAAGGTCGTTGCCCTTGGCGGCGATCACGGCATTGCGACGCCTGCCAACCGCGCCGTGTTCGAGGCCATCCGCAAGGCCGAAAAGAAGGGTCCCGGCTCGCCCCGGCTCACCCCGCAAAAGCTTCTGGAAGACGTCAGCTCTTAA
- a CDS encoding putative bifunctional diguanylate cyclase/phosphodiesterase — translation MYEAPDRYKRMIAARLPDGESPGLARDNGAGSSPLRDVQLIARGQLAPFFAIASIVAAVLFGAGLWGSVSPAWLLGWVAGVGAVNYLAMRWSQSQAVTCVGRSGKPVPPALMIGDVVIRAAVWLSLPLYVFPTLDTASQVIAGTLIAGVGIAGLGLIVIFSSALAWMIAFTAGLSAALLMGSTMAFQQMIAMQFVLGVAIVGVLTVARWAAGQLKTNADMGSQSESASLLLQEYEQRGVGWLWQIDSENRVFYVSSRLSSLVGRPSTQILGHSLPALLGGNSELGRVLLDKQAFSNLEMELKTARGNRWISLSGDPIIDTAGRFEGFRGVGLDITDVRHTQERLTHLANVDVLSGLPNRGRVRQLLGEALRAATAGNVPCAIMFLDLDGFKPVNDTFGHPKGDAVLQAVAKRLCDEVSSDGHVGRLGGDEFAIVIPDAQSRRKVEQMADRIIVAIAEPFSIDGTEIRIGVSVGCAFGPIDGATVDDLILKADLALYQAKDAGRGVVRYFSSELQSEQEDRVRLEADIRAALESRQFHLAFQPLVSAKNQKLVGFEALVRWNHPKRGFVPPNVFIPVAEECGLMGPLGDFIIEEACRAAATWPEPITVALNVSPKQILPSLPTVLSQALARYKLPGNRIELEVTEGVFIDSSSRSLDILGRLRALGVGIALDDFGTGYSSIGYLNKAVFHKLKIDGSFVRDAGTRPGNVAIIKSIVALAKDFRMSVTAEGVETAEDFERMRELGCDTIQGYLFGKPLSYERANQLVTGLGARKLAS, via the coding sequence ATGTACGAAGCCCCGGACCGCTACAAGCGCATGATCGCCGCCCGGTTGCCGGATGGCGAATCTCCCGGGCTCGCCCGAGACAATGGTGCCGGGTCCTCGCCCTTGCGCGACGTTCAGCTGATCGCCCGCGGCCAGCTGGCACCCTTCTTCGCGATCGCCAGCATCGTCGCGGCCGTCCTCTTCGGAGCGGGCCTGTGGGGCTCGGTCTCGCCGGCATGGCTGCTTGGCTGGGTCGCCGGGGTGGGTGCCGTCAACTATCTCGCGATGCGCTGGTCGCAGTCGCAGGCGGTGACTTGCGTCGGACGCTCGGGCAAGCCGGTTCCGCCGGCACTGATGATCGGCGACGTGGTGATCCGCGCCGCCGTCTGGCTGAGCCTTCCGCTCTACGTCTTCCCGACCCTCGACACCGCCAGCCAGGTCATTGCCGGGACCCTCATCGCCGGAGTCGGCATTGCCGGCCTCGGCCTCATCGTCATCTTCTCCTCGGCGCTGGCCTGGATGATCGCCTTCACCGCCGGCCTCTCCGCGGCGCTGCTCATGGGCTCGACCATGGCCTTCCAGCAGATGATCGCCATGCAGTTTGTGCTCGGGGTGGCGATCGTCGGCGTGCTCACCGTCGCCCGCTGGGCGGCCGGGCAGCTCAAGACCAATGCCGACATGGGCAGCCAGTCCGAAAGCGCCTCGCTCCTGCTCCAGGAGTATGAGCAGCGCGGCGTCGGCTGGCTTTGGCAGATCGATTCGGAAAACCGCGTCTTCTACGTTTCGAGCCGTCTGAGCTCGCTGGTCGGTCGGCCATCGACCCAGATCCTTGGCCACAGCCTACCTGCGCTGCTCGGCGGAAACAGCGAGCTTGGCCGGGTGCTGCTCGACAAGCAGGCCTTCTCCAACCTCGAGATGGAGCTCAAGACCGCCCGCGGCAATCGCTGGATCTCGCTCTCGGGTGACCCGATCATCGACACCGCCGGGCGCTTCGAAGGCTTCCGCGGGGTCGGGCTCGACATCACCGACGTTCGTCACACGCAGGAGCGGCTGACCCACCTCGCCAACGTCGACGTGCTGTCGGGCCTGCCCAACCGCGGCCGGGTCCGCCAGCTGCTCGGCGAGGCGCTGCGCGCCGCAACCGCCGGCAATGTGCCCTGCGCGATCATGTTCCTCGACCTCGACGGCTTCAAGCCGGTCAACGACACCTTCGGCCACCCCAAGGGTGACGCGGTGCTCCAGGCGGTCGCCAAGCGGCTGTGTGACGAGGTCTCCTCCGACGGGCATGTCGGGCGCCTCGGCGGCGACGAGTTCGCGATCGTCATTCCTGACGCTCAGAGCCGCCGCAAGGTCGAGCAGATGGCCGACCGGATCATCGTCGCCATCGCCGAACCCTTCTCGATCGACGGGACCGAGATCCGGATCGGCGTCTCGGTCGGATGCGCCTTCGGACCCATCGACGGGGCGACGGTCGACGACCTCATCCTCAAGGCCGACCTCGCCCTCTACCAGGCCAAGGATGCCGGCCGCGGTGTGGTCCGCTACTTTTCGTCCGAGCTCCAGTCGGAGCAGGAGGACCGGGTCCGGCTCGAGGCGGACATCCGTGCCGCGCTCGAGAGCCGCCAGTTCCACCTCGCCTTCCAGCCGCTGGTCAGCGCCAAGAACCAGAAGCTGGTCGGTTTCGAGGCGCTGGTCCGCTGGAATCATCCGAAGCGCGGCTTCGTGCCGCCCAACGTCTTCATCCCGGTGGCCGAGGAATGCGGCCTTATGGGCCCGCTCGGCGACTTCATCATCGAGGAGGCCTGCCGCGCCGCCGCGACCTGGCCCGAGCCGATCACCGTCGCGCTGAACGTCAGCCCCAAGCAGATCCTGCCGAGCCTCCCGACCGTGCTCAGCCAGGCGCTCGCCCGCTACAAGCTGCCCGGCAACCGGATCGAGCTCGAAGTCACCGAGGGCGTGTTCATCGACAGCTCGAGCCGAAGCCTCGACATCCTCGGCCGGCTTCGCGCACTCGGAGTCGGGATCGCGCTCGACGACTTCGGCACCGGCTATTCGTCGATCGGCTATCTCAACAAGGCGGTTTTCCACAAGTTGAAGATCGATGGCAGCTTCGTCCGTGACGCCGGTACCCGGCCCGGAAACGTCGCGATCATCAAGTCAATCGTGGCGCTGGCGAAGGACTTCCGCATGTCGGTCACCGCCGAGGGCGTGGAGACTGCCGAGGACTTCGAGCGGATGCGCGAGCTCGGCTGCGACACCATCCAGGGCTATCTGTTCGGCAAGCCGCTTTCCTACGAGCGGGCCAACCAGCTGGTCACCGGGCTGGGCGCACGCAAGCTCGCCAGCTGA
- a CDS encoding TonB-dependent receptor, translating to MNAHASAGLRAAFILLMSGAAVPAFAQAGTTLPPQEQTTTGTPSSAPEVPGDAQRADSALAEQGARDETPRSNAGGLQEIVVTATKRETNLQRTPIAISVANAQALEDRSVQSLLDLGDGSIPGLRVATFEARQSAVTIGIRGIVPLDANQPAREQGVGVYLDGVYLGRQQGLGAALLDIERIEVLKGPQGTLFGRNTSGGAVSMVTKAPTGRFGLRGSIGAGNYGAVNGNVHVDLPAIGPFSFKFDAAADYRDGITRNPMPGQKDFGYYDRQGFQAKLRFRPSPSFTADFAYDAGKDKNTPFYSQLINFNPNGYPVGTLTGSLPSSQVRPLPPLVVIEGDKVQKVADIGVPQRPSVDKTRGASANLRWNVADWLELRSITAYRDVSVDQWDNVGGAHRPPVFSPNGLFSRYSLSYLEQNQYSQEFQAVGRIADQLDYVFGVYWFREKAFEEAATPSSLRWNADGTAYTVVDACTGSGGFGSLPGCRSIDRGSRVKSTSRAVFGQATWTPPGLEQLKLTVGGRYTADKKDGVLYLLNNQPSRCPPTSTTAPLCTLDLDTNRFNPLVTIAYEPTRSINLYAKYATGYRSGGASSRSVTYREFGPEDVKSYEVGAKTEWFDRRLRVNAAAYLMDRTGSQVDFSSVVSTGGTSTRNTLDTINAPGKTKIRGVEIDFIARVTDNLQLSGAYAYTYTKVPDTSDPQRPGSPRVPVFIVYTPRNVANGAIDYELPLNWNETKLRFHIDGNYNQATQSFAEYATKNDSSFVVNARLALADIALGNNQFTLAAWSRNLFNEQYIYRRDPSTSLPNPTTGAVNGITGEYANFGVPRTYGLELSVKL from the coding sequence ATGAACGCTCACGCTTCCGCCGGCCTCCGGGCCGCTTTCATCCTGCTCATGTCGGGAGCGGCCGTTCCGGCCTTCGCCCAGGCTGGCACCACCCTTCCGCCGCAGGAGCAGACAACCACCGGAACGCCGAGCAGCGCGCCGGAAGTGCCGGGCGACGCTCAGCGCGCCGACTCGGCGCTTGCCGAGCAGGGCGCTCGTGACGAGACACCGCGCAGCAATGCCGGCGGACTGCAGGAAATCGTCGTCACCGCGACCAAGCGCGAGACCAACCTCCAGCGGACGCCGATCGCCATTTCGGTCGCCAACGCCCAGGCGCTCGAGGATCGCTCGGTGCAGAGCCTGCTCGACCTCGGCGACGGTTCGATCCCCGGCCTTCGCGTCGCGACCTTCGAGGCGCGCCAGTCGGCGGTGACCATCGGCATCCGCGGCATCGTGCCGCTCGACGCCAACCAGCCCGCCCGCGAGCAGGGCGTCGGCGTTTACCTCGACGGCGTCTACCTCGGCCGGCAGCAGGGCCTTGGCGCGGCGCTGCTCGACATCGAGCGGATCGAGGTCCTCAAGGGCCCGCAGGGCACGCTCTTCGGACGCAACACCTCGGGCGGCGCGGTCAGCATGGTGACCAAGGCGCCGACCGGCCGCTTCGGTCTTCGCGGCAGCATCGGCGCGGGCAATTACGGCGCGGTCAATGGCAACGTCCACGTCGACTTGCCCGCGATCGGCCCTTTCTCCTTCAAGTTCGACGCAGCCGCCGACTATCGCGACGGGATCACCAGGAACCCGATGCCGGGGCAGAAGGACTTCGGCTACTATGATCGCCAGGGCTTCCAGGCGAAGCTCCGCTTCCGCCCGAGCCCGTCCTTCACCGCCGACTTCGCCTATGATGCGGGCAAGGACAAGAACACGCCCTTCTACAGCCAGCTGATCAACTTCAATCCCAACGGCTATCCGGTCGGAACGCTGACCGGCTCGCTGCCGTCGAGCCAGGTCCGGCCCTTGCCGCCGCTCGTCGTGATCGAGGGCGACAAGGTGCAGAAGGTCGCCGACATCGGCGTTCCGCAGCGCCCCTCGGTCGACAAGACCCGCGGTGCCTCGGCCAATCTGCGCTGGAACGTCGCCGACTGGCTCGAGCTGCGCTCGATCACCGCCTATCGCGACGTCAGCGTCGACCAGTGGGACAATGTCGGCGGCGCCCACCGCCCGCCGGTCTTCTCGCCCAACGGCCTCTTCTCGCGCTACTCGCTCTCCTACCTCGAGCAGAACCAGTACAGCCAGGAGTTCCAAGCCGTCGGCCGGATCGCCGACCAGCTCGACTATGTGTTCGGCGTCTACTGGTTCCGCGAGAAGGCCTTCGAAGAAGCCGCGACCCCGAGTTCGCTGCGCTGGAATGCCGACGGTACCGCCTACACGGTGGTCGATGCGTGCACCGGCTCGGGCGGGTTCGGCTCACTCCCGGGCTGCCGCTCGATCGACCGCGGAAGCCGGGTCAAGTCAACCAGCCGTGCGGTCTTCGGCCAGGCGACCTGGACTCCCCCGGGGCTCGAGCAGCTCAAGCTCACCGTCGGCGGCCGCTACACCGCGGACAAGAAGGACGGCGTCCTCTATCTCCTCAACAACCAGCCGTCGCGCTGCCCGCCGACGTCGACGACGGCGCCGCTCTGCACGCTCGACCTCGACACCAACCGCTTCAACCCGCTGGTGACGATCGCCTACGAGCCGACCCGCTCGATCAACCTCTATGCCAAATATGCCACCGGCTATCGCTCGGGCGGCGCCAGTTCGCGCTCGGTCACCTATCGCGAGTTCGGGCCCGAGGACGTCAAGAGCTACGAGGTCGGGGCAAAGACCGAGTGGTTCGACCGCCGCCTGCGCGTGAATGCCGCCGCCTACCTCATGGACCGCACCGGCAGCCAGGTCGACTTCTCGAGCGTCGTCTCGACCGGTGGTACCTCGACCCGCAACACGCTCGACACGATCAATGCGCCGGGCAAGACCAAGATCCGGGGCGTCGAGATCGACTTCATCGCCCGGGTCACCGACAACCTCCAGCTGTCAGGCGCCTACGCCTACACCTACACCAAGGTGCCCGACACGTCCGATCCGCAGCGTCCGGGAAGCCCGAGGGTCCCGGTGTTCATCGTCTACACGCCGCGCAACGTCGCCAATGGCGCGATCGACTATGAGCTGCCGCTCAACTGGAACGAGACCAAGCTGCGCTTCCACATCGATGGCAACTACAATCAGGCGACGCAGAGCTTCGCCGAATATGCCACGAAGAACGATAGCAGCTTCGTCGTGAACGCGCGGCTTGCGCTGGCCGACATCGCGCTCGGCAACAACCAGTTCACGCTGGCGGCCTGGTCGCGCAACCTGTTCAACGAACAGTATATCTACCGCCGCGACCCCTCGACCAGCCTGCCCAATCCGACCACCGGGGCAGTCAACGGCATCACCGGCGAATATGCCAACTTCGGCGTGCCCCGGACCTACGGCCTGGAGCTCAGCGTCAAGCTCTGA